Proteins encoded together in one Falco biarmicus isolate bFalBia1 chromosome 4, bFalBia1.pri, whole genome shotgun sequence window:
- the LOC130148380 gene encoding heat shock transcription factor, X-linked-like, with protein sequence MSPLCSTGITMPCRNICWDPQPASASWPLLADWQDQGLALHGGGHRGKLGTKAMERELSAQVTPSLPAPEELGQWADTTCAGPPGQGESAPRDAAMQVVGEERHVQPGGDGHDTKQVPPASSKSVGQGSGLLSLRFPQKLWTMVESDQFRSIWWSKGGKCVAINEKLFKEEVLGRGGPLQVYTRQSMKSFLRQMNYHGFIKMQEDGERSASLPEFLAEEAAAAAHSKVLYYYNPLFNRGHPHLLEKCRRRDGLKRKALEMDEGQPCRRPGGQPAGDMPASTKRWAEAPPSLGATRPSPPAAAPALPEPAGAAGSKNFSPVAPSSPPPLSALPASPAPLCRQSPPVPHCPTCTCHLRTADAIGPQRGTI encoded by the exons ATGTCACCACTATGCAGCACGGGCATCACAATGCCGTGCCGGAATATCTGCTGGGACCCACAGCCAGCCAGTGCCAGTTGGCCTTTGCTTGCTGACTGGCAGGACCAAGGCCTGGCTCTCCACGGTGGTGGCCACCGAGGCAAGCTTGGCACAAAAGCAATGGAGCGGGAGCTGTCTGCTCAAGTAACaccatccctgcctgctccggaggagctggggcagtgggCAGACACGACTTGTGCTGGCCCTCCAGGACAGGGGGAAAGTGCCCCCCGGGACGCTGCCATGCAAGTGGTAGGGGAGGAGCGGCACGTCCAACCGGGGGGTGACGGACATGACACCAAACAAGTCCCTCCTGCTTCCAGCAAGAGCGTGGGCCAAGGCAGCGGGCTCCTGTCGCTCCGCTTTCCACAGAAGCTTTGGACGATGGTGGAAAGCGACCAGTTTCGGTCCATTTGGTGGAGCAAGGGAGGAAAATGCGTGGCCATCAACGAGAAGCTCTTCAAAgaggaggtgctgggcaggggaggaCCTCTGCAGGTTTACACCAGGCAGAGCATGAAGAGCTTCCTTCGCCAGATGAACTACCACGGATTCATCAAAATGCAAGAGGATGGCGAAAGATCTGCCTCCCTGCCTGAGTTCCTggcagaagaagcagcagctgctgctcacagcaag GTACTCTACTACTATAACCCCCTCTTTAACAGAGGGCATCCCCACCTGCTGGAAAAGTGCCGGAGGAGGGATGGCCTCAAGCGGAAAGCCCTGGAGATGGATGaggggcagccctgcagaagacCAGGTGGCCAGCCTGCAGGGGACATGCCAGCGTCCACCAAGCGATGGGCTGAAGCACCTCCCAGCCTCGGTGCCACCCGTCCATCTCCACCCGCAGCTGCTCCCGCACTTCCAGAGCCGGCGGGAGCAGCGGGCAGCAAGAACTTCAGCCCTGtggccccctcctccccaccaccactctcagctctgccagcgTCCCCAGCACCACTCTGCAGACAAAGCCCTCCAGTCCCCCACTGCCCCACCTGCACCTGCCACCTCAGGACTGCAGACGCCATCGGACCCCAGCGCGGCACAATCTAA